The Patescibacteria group bacterium sequence TTTGACGCGAGAGCAGTAATATGCCTCCAATAAGAGAAAATATACTGCCCAGAATGGTAAAAATAACAATGTATAATATTATTGTTGTTGACATAGTTTACAAATGCCAAAAAACTCTAGAGAGTGTCGCTTTACGAGAAAATATTTTTTTTGTTTGATTTGTTTTTCAAGATCAGAGATACCACAGTCAAAAATATCTGTAATTCTCCCACAATTTTCACAGATCAGATGGTGATGATCATTCCTTCTGAGTTCAAAACGAGAGCGTCCTTCTCCAAACTCAACTTTTTGAATAAGACCTTTTTGTAAAAAAACATCTAAAATCCGATATATTGTAGCTCGATCAATTTTTTCGTTTCTTGACTGAAGATAATCATAGATCTCCTCCGCATCCTGCGGATATTTTGCCCTAGATAAAAAATCCAAGACCGCAACTCTTGCAGAGGTCACTTTTAACGCTGAGTGGCGAAGTAAATCTTGTAATTTGTGCATATGTTAAAAGAAGAAGAATCCTTTGAGGATTCTTCTTGAGTGTACAGAAATGTACAATCGAGCAAAACGTATTAATGCAACTTGTTTGCATTAATATCATGAGTATATGCAAATAAATTGCATTTGTCAAGAGAGATCTATTCTTGACAAATTATTTTGTGTAAATACAAAAAGAACTTCATATTCTGAAGTTCTTTTTGTTGAGCAGTTCACTAACACTAGACGGTTATTTTATTATAATCAGCTTCGCTGACAAATTTTGTGAGACTTCGTCCGTCTGATGTCTTTCCTTTTACAGCATAGCGAGTTCTTCCCTTTACTGTATAAGTTACTTTATCTGTGACCTCTGCCTCAACTTTTTGTCGGGTCTTTACATCAAAAAATGTCATTTTCATTTACCTCACCTCCTTCCACTTTTACCCTGACACTCGTAAACACTCTCTACAGTAGGCAAATAGCTTCAATTTGTCAAGACCCTTTTCAATTCAATACCTTATACTTTCACCAATGCTTTTCTCTCCTTTGCTATAATCAAAGAGTTTTATGGTGAAGCTTTTAACTAAACAAAATTTATTTTATGTTTTTGTTGCCATTATCTCAGTAATCTTGCTTATGACTGACCTTACAAAACGGCTTCCCAATCTTCCACTTAGTAATGATAAACCCAGCTATTTTGTAGGTAAAGTCGAAGAAGTAATAAAACAAGGCAAAAAAACATTAAATGGAAGAGAATATTTTTTTCAAGATGTACGGGTAAGCTTCACAGACAAAACTGAGCAAAACCTTGTCATTCGACATGGTGGAGACAGAATTCTCACCCAAGAACAGATGCTGAGCAAAGGTCAAAATGTTATCATTGCCAAATACAGTCTGTCTTCCCAACCACCCTCCTATGTAATTATGGATTCTTATCGTCTTCACTCTCTAGGAATTATTGCTGCGATTTTTTTTACTCTTGTTTTTATTATGACAGGAAAAAGAGGATTGGGCGCTCTTCTGGGTCTTGGATTTAGTCTTCTTGTCATTATGAAATTTATTATTCCGCTTATATTGTTAGGATTTAACCCACTTTTAATTAGTATTATAGGATCAATCCTAATTCTTATAGTCAGCATCTATCTAGCGCATGGTCTAAAAGAGGAGACAACTATTGCCGTTATCTCCACAGGATTAAGCCTGATCATTACAGGTATTCTGGCAGTACTTTTTGTCTCCATAGCTCAGATGAGTGGATTAGGAGATGAAGATGCTTATTCTCTCCATACACAGTTTCAAAATGTAATCAACTTTCAAGGACTCCTTTTGGGCGGAATAATCATTGGTACATTAGGAGTACTAGATGACGTAACAACTGCGCAAACAGCAACTGTGTATGAATTAGCACATGCAAATCAACAACTATCTGTCAAAACAATCATCAGCAAAGGTCTTAGGGTTGGAAAAGAACATATCACCTCTGTTGTTAATACACTCGTTCTGGCATACGCTGGAGCATCGATGGGAGTATTTATTTTTGTGACGCTTGGAATTCAAAACAACTCCACACCCCTCTGGATTATCTTAAATAACGAAATGTTGGCAGAGGAGGTCATCAGAACATTAGCTGGCAGTATAGGGCTTATCCTTGCTGTCCCTGTTAGTACTGTTCTAGCAGCAATTTATGCACGTTATTCAGTTAAGATTGTTTAAAATAATTTTCTTACATATTTATTACACACATAAGCTAAATTAAGTTGCTATGATAGAAGGGATGGACGATCCTGCCCTTCTTCCACAAGAAATTCATCTGTGGATTGAGCATCATATCACCAAACCAATATCAGGATTTGAGCATAAAAAAAGACCTAATGGCAGATGTTATTCTTATTCAGAACAACTTCACGCCACACGGTATCAAATGCGTCTTATAGCCTGCTATTATTTAAGACAAGGTCATCCTATCTCTAAGATTATTGAAAAGTTAGCTTTTTTTGCCTCCAAGGACAAAACGTCCTCCATCTGGTATTAGTAATCTAAAATTTTGTAAAAGAAAAATAAAAAGTACAATTTTTAGAAAAAAAATGGTCAAAAATTGGTGTGATAGATTTGAAAATCGGAAAAACGCTTTTTTATGTCCTGCCATTCTACTTTGATATCTTTCACCTGAGCAAGAAAAGGTCCTTTTCTACATTCTTTGATAAGAGATTCAATATCTTTCTTTTCTCCTTGTACTAGTACTTCAACGCTGCCATCAGGAAGATTTTGTACCCAGCCAGTAAGACCTAATTGTCTTGCATGGTTTTTGACGAAATGTCTGTATCCCACTCCTTGAACGTATCCTGTAATAACAATATGAGCTTGAATCATTGAAGATAAAATAACTAATCAATAATTAGTTACTAATCGAAGAAAAACTAGATGTATTATACACCATATTTTTCTAACAAAATATCAATATAACTATCTGGAAGTTGAAAGCTTTTCAACACTTGCTTATTTGGACGATAGCGATAACGCTCAATGGGGAAGGTGAAGTCTTTATCCACAGGAATTCCCTCTGCTATCAATAAATCTCTTTGAAGATTTTTATCATGA is a genomic window containing:
- the fur gene encoding transcriptional repressor; amino-acid sequence: MHKLQDLLRHSALKVTSARVAVLDFLSRAKYPQDAEEIYDYLQSRNEKIDRATIYRILDVFLQKGLIQKVEFGEGRSRFELRRNDHHHLICENCGRITDIFDCGISDLEKQIKQKKYFLVKRHSLEFFGICKLCQQQ
- a CDS encoding acylphosphatase; this encodes MIQAHIVITGYVQGVGYRHFVKNHARQLGLTGWVQNLPDGSVEVLVQGEKKDIESLIKECRKGPFLAQVKDIKVEWQDIKKRFSDFQIYHTNF